A window from Citrus sinensis cultivar Valencia sweet orange chromosome 3, DVS_A1.0, whole genome shotgun sequence encodes these proteins:
- the LOC102625810 gene encoding uncharacterized protein LOC102625810 isoform X2: MPTKMAKFCREKGVLISVYEEKPRRRRIAASRQQQHHHHHHHHHHRHQHRYHCLYNDLDSAGSGKGYNRRAELLQYSRTLRESPQPSPAASTPLLLKPKPTPTSSKFQPPSPKTVAVQRKPSSAKTPTCLGDWKILIPSFIRSLISLKGKKDGKKKKPSGSGTNKMKALMKSIKVPKKRGFIPKLCSTLHKHR, encoded by the exons ATGCCAACCAAAATG GCAAAGTTTTGCAGAGAAAAGGGAGTATTGATCAGCGTGTATGAAGAGAAGCCGAGGAGGAGAAGGATTGCAGCAAGTCGTCAACaacaacatcatcatcatcatcatcaccaccatCATCGTCATCAGCACCGTTATCATTGTCTTTATAATGATCTTGATTCTGCAGGATCAGGAAAAGGGTATAATAGGAGAGCTGAGCTTCTTCAGTACTCTCGAACTCTAAGGGAATCTCCTCAACCATCACCAGCTGCATCCACTCCCTTGTTGCTAAAGCCAAAGCCAACACCAACATCTTCAAAGTTTCAGCCGCCCTCACCCAAG ACTGTTGCTGTCCAAAGAAAGCCAAGTTCTGCAAAGACTCCTACTTGTCTTGGCGATTGGAAAATATTGATTCCAAGTTTCATCAGATCTTTGATAAGCCTCAAGGGGAAGAAAGAcgggaagaaaaagaagccaaGTGGTTCTGGAACCAATAAAATGAAAGCTCTTATGAAAAGCATAAAG GTACCAAAAAAGAGGGGATTTATTCCAAAACTGTGCTCAACATTACATAAGCATAGGTAA
- the LOC102625810 gene encoding uncharacterized protein LOC102625810 isoform X1, producing the protein MDGDVNFQAKFCREKGVLISVYEEKPRRRRIAASRQQQHHHHHHHHHHRHQHRYHCLYNDLDSAGSGKGYNRRAELLQYSRTLRESPQPSPAASTPLLLKPKPTPTSSKFQPPSPKTVAVQRKPSSAKTPTCLGDWKILIPSFIRSLISLKGKKDGKKKKPSGSGTNKMKALMKSIKVPKKRGFIPKLCSTLHKHR; encoded by the exons ATGGATGGTGATGTGAATTTTCAGGCAAAGTTTTGCAGAGAAAAGGGAGTATTGATCAGCGTGTATGAAGAGAAGCCGAGGAGGAGAAGGATTGCAGCAAGTCGTCAACaacaacatcatcatcatcatcatcaccaccatCATCGTCATCAGCACCGTTATCATTGTCTTTATAATGATCTTGATTCTGCAGGATCAGGAAAAGGGTATAATAGGAGAGCTGAGCTTCTTCAGTACTCTCGAACTCTAAGGGAATCTCCTCAACCATCACCAGCTGCATCCACTCCCTTGTTGCTAAAGCCAAAGCCAACACCAACATCTTCAAAGTTTCAGCCGCCCTCACCCAAG ACTGTTGCTGTCCAAAGAAAGCCAAGTTCTGCAAAGACTCCTACTTGTCTTGGCGATTGGAAAATATTGATTCCAAGTTTCATCAGATCTTTGATAAGCCTCAAGGGGAAGAAAGAcgggaagaaaaagaagccaaGTGGTTCTGGAACCAATAAAATGAAAGCTCTTATGAAAAGCATAAAG GTACCAAAAAAGAGGGGATTTATTCCAAAACTGTGCTCAACATTACATAAGCATAGGTAA
- the LOC102614545 gene encoding subtilisin-like protease SBT2.5 gives MAFCTFILLFSFITIWDFLPLNAKVFIVLMDEEPVTSRKLERSYDRNETDAIVYKERISGGHDRFLESLLHGHSYTKLYSYTHLLSGFAIHIESEEAVSTLQNAKGVRIIHEDIKMEKLTMHTPEFLGIPAGVWPTLGGAEFSGEGVVIGFIDTGINPEHPSFASHSFRGNQSISKFKGKCTTGNRFPSTACNSKIVGAQYFARAAIAYGDFNSTRDYASPFDADGHGSHTASTAAGNHRVPVIVSGFNYGYASGMAPGARIAVYKALYTFGGYMADVVAAVDQAVEDGVDIISLSVGPSAVPSGPAAFLNALEMELLFATKAGVLVVQAAGNSGPSSSSILSFSPWITSIAASITDRKYNNTIKLANGHSFSGIGLAPPTLGRVYYPLAAAADVCHRNVSTGIFSLESCQYPELFIPALVRGKLIICTYSFDFENDDATIATVADNIKKIGAAGFILRMDPDQDFSPNKFKDMALDVPGIILNNMQSSMDLLEYYNSHTIKSRAGQAVVFRARARILDGRRAIYHGQAPVVASYSSRGPDVNNALLQTADVLKPNIMAPGSSIWAAWSPSSEGDPNLKGRNFALLSGTSMATPHIAGVAALIKQRHPKWSPAAITSAMMTSAEVTDHSGSPILAQDYSDSPILEHVLVHATPFDFGAGFINPARAIDPGLIFNAHFQEYVQFLCAVPGVDDDYVRRVTGYGCPTENQGWCSDLNTPSITVSNLVGSRKVIRRVRNVSSANETYTVTVKEPSGVKVSVSPQVFKIRGLASRELKIVLKATNSTRAYSFGAMVLQGNNNHIIRIPIAVYVSTSL, from the exons ATGGCTTTCTGCACCTTTATTCTGCTCTTTTCTTTCATCACAATCTGGGATTTTCTACCTTTAAATGCCAAGGTTTTCATAGTTTTAATGGACGAAGAACCCGTTACTTCTCGGAAACTTGAAAGATCCTATGACAG GAATGAGACAGATGCTATAGTGTACAAAGAGAGGATCAGCGGCGGGCATGACAGATTCTTAGAGTCTCTCCTCCATGGACATTCCTACACCAAACTCTACAGCTACACTCATTTACTCAGCGGGTTTGCAATCCACATCGAGTCTGAAGAG GCAGTCAGCACTCTCCAAAATGCAAAGGGAGTTAGAATCATACATGAAGATATCAAAATGGAGAAGCTCACAATGCATACACCAGAATTCCTTGGAATTCCTGCAGGCGTTTGGCCAACTCTGGGGGGAGCAGAATTTTCTGGTGAAGGGGTGGTCATCGGTTTTATTGATACTGGCATCAATCCTGAACATCCCAGTTTTGCCAGCCATTCCTTCAGAGGGAATCAAAGCATTAGTAAATTTAAAGGGAAATGTACCACAGGGAATAGGTTCCCATCAACAGCATGCAATAGCAAGATAGTAGGAGCGCAATATTTTGCACGCGCAGCAATTGCTTATGGTGATTTCAACTCTACTCGTGACTATGCATCTCCCTTTGATGCCGATGGCCATGGAAG CCACACAGCATCAACAGCTGCAGGAAACCACCGAGTACCAGTAATTGTCAGTGGTTTCAATTATGGATATGCCAGTGGTATGGCTCCAGGAGCAAg GATTGCTGTGTACAAAGCTCTTTATACTTTTGGAGGTTATATGGCAGATGTTGTGGCTGCTGTTGATCAG GCAGTGGAAGATGGAGTTGATATTATAAGCCTCTCAGTAGGGCCTTCAGCAGTCCCTTCTGGTCCTGCTGCTTTCCTCAATGCTCTAGAAATGGAGCTCTTGTTTGCTACAAAAGCTGGAGTTCTTGTCGTTCAAGCTGCTGGCAATAGTGGCCCTTCTTCCAGTTCAATCCTTTCTTTTAGCCCTTGGATCACGAGCATTGCTGCTTCTATCACGGACCGCAAGTACAACAATACAATCAAGTTAGCCAATGGACATAGCTTCTCTGGCATAGGGCTTGCAC CTCCAACATTAGGAAGAGTGTATTATCCGTTAGCGGCAGCTGCTGATGTCTGCCATAGGAATGTTTCAACTGGTATCTTCTCACTTGAGAGCTGTCAATATCCAGAGCTCTTCATCCCAGCTCTAGTTCGAGGAAAGCTAATTATCTGCACATATTCTTTTGACTTTGAGAACGACGATGCAACCATTGCAACTGTTGCAGACAACATTAAGAAGATAGGGGCTGCAGGATTTATACTCAGGATGGACCCTGATCAAGATTTTTCGCCTAACAAGTTTAAAGATATGGCCCTAGATGTCCCGGGAATTATCCTCAACAACATGCAATCTTCCATG GATTTATTGGAATATTACAACTCCCACACTATAAAGAGCAGGGCTGGACAGGCAGTGGTTTTTCGTGCAAGAGCAAGAATATTAGATGGAAGGCGGGCAATTTATCATGGTCAAGCACCAGTTGTGGCATCCTACTCTTCTAGGGGTCCTGATGTGAACAATGCACTTTTGCAAACTGCTGATGTCCTTAAACCAAACATCATGGCTCCAGGGTCCTCAATTTGGGCTGCGTGGAGCCCCAGTAGCGAAGGAGATCCAAATTTGAAAG GGCGGAACTTTGCACTGTTATCTGGTACTAGCATGGCTACACCTCATATAGCTGGTGTTGCAGCTTTAATCAAGCAGAGACACCCCAAGTGGAGTCCTGCTGCTATCACATCGGCAATGATGACAAGCGCCGAAGTAACTGATCATTCTGGTTCTCCCATTTTAGCACAAGATTATTCCGACTCTCCCATTTTAGAACACGTTCTAGTCCATGCTACCCCATTTGATTTTGGTGCTGGATTCATTAACCCAGCTCGAGCCATTGACCCAGGACTCATATTTAATGCCCATTTTCAGGAGTATGTACAATTTCTTTGTGCTGTTCCAGGTGTTGATGATGACTATGTAAGACGAGTAACAGGATATGGATGCCCAACTGAAAACCAGGGATGGTGCTCGGATTTAAACACACCAAGTATTACCGTTTCAAATCTTGTTGGGTCAAGGAAGGTGATTCGAAGAGTGAGAAATGTCAGCAGTGCTAATGAAACTTACACGGTGACCGTGAAGGAACCATCGGGTGTGAAAGTATCTGTTTCCCCGCAAGTATTTAAGATAAGGGGACTGGCTTCAAGGGAGCTAAAGATTGTACTAAAAGCCACCAACTCAACAAGAGCTTACTCTTTTGGGGCAATGGTGTTGCAGGGGAATAATAACCATATTATCAGAATTCCTATAGCTGTCTATGTGAGCACCTCGCTGTAA
- the LOC102626102 gene encoding glutamate dehydrogenase 2 isoform X2, whose protein sequence is MNALAATNRNFRYAARILGLDSKLERSLLIPFREIKVECSIPKDDGSLATFVGFRIQHDNARGPMKGGIRYHPEVDPDEVNALAQLMTWKTAVAAIPYGGAKGGIGCNPRELSMSELERLTRVFTQKIHDLIGIHRDVPAPDMGTNSQTMAWILDEYSKFHGYSPAVVTGKPIDLGGSLGREAATGLGVFFATEALLAEHGKSISNMKFAIQGFGNVGSWAAKFFHEHGGKVVAVSDITGGNAMDLNDLLVHECDVLVPCALGGVLNKENAADVKAKFIIEAANHPTDPEADEILSKKGVVILPDIYANSGGVTVSYFEWVQNIQGFMWEEEKVNHELKRYMMSAFKDIKAMCQTHNCNLRMGAFTLGVNRVAQATLLRGWE, encoded by the exons ATGAATGCTCTTGCAGCCACCAACCGCAATTTTCGCTATGCAGCTCGAATTCTTGGGTTGGATTCTAAGCTTGAGAGAAGCCTTTTAATACCCTTCAgagaaattaaa GTTGAATGCTCAATTCCGAAAGATGATGGGTCGCTTGCAacctttgttggatttagaaTCCAGCATGACAACGCCCGTGGCCCTATGAAAGGTGGAATCCGCTACCACCCGGAG GTTGACCCGGATGAGGTGAATGCTTTGGCTCAACTGATGACATGGAAAACAGCTGTAGCTGCTATTCCATATGGAGGAGCAAAGGGAGGGATTGGCTGCAATCCGAGGGAGTTGAGTATGAGCGAGTTAGAACGTCTAACTCGCGTTTTCACTCAAAAGATCCATGATCTTATTGGTATTCACAGGGATGTTCCTGCCCCTGACATGGGAACTAATTCACAG ACAATGGCATGGATCCTGGATGAATACTCAAAATTCCATGGGTACTCACCAGCAGTTGTTACCGGAAAGCCAATT GATCTCGGGGGATCACTCGGAAGGGAAGCTGCTACTGGACTTGGAGTGTTCTTTGCAACCGAGGCTTTACTGGCTGAACATGGAAAATCAATTTCCAATATGAAATTTGCTATCCAG GGTTTTGGAAATGTGGGCTCCTGGGCAGCAAAATTTTTCCATGAGCATGGGGGAAAGGTTGTTGCAGTCAGTGACATCACAG gTGGAAATGCAATGGATTTAAATGACTTACTTGTCCATGAATGCGATGTTCTTGTGCCATGTGCATTAGGTGGAGTCCTCAACAA GGAAAATGCTGCAGATGTGAAGGCAAAGTTCATAATTGAAGCAGCCAATCACCCAACTGACCCTGAAGCAGACGAG ATTTTGTCCAAGAAGGGGGTTGTTATACTCCCTGACATATATGCAAATTCAGGTGGTGTGACAGTGAGTTATTTTGAATGGGTTCAG AACATTCAAGGATTCATGTGGGAAGAAGAGAAGGTTAATCATGAGCTTAAGAGGTACATGATGAGTGCTTTCAAGGACATTAAGGCAATGTGCCAAACTCACAACTGCAACTTGCGCATGGGTGCCTTCACTCTTGGGGTGAACCGGGTTGCACAAGCTACTCTGTTGAGAGGTTGGGAATAA
- the LOC102627265 gene encoding ATP-dependent Clp protease proteolytic subunit-related protein 4, chloroplastic has protein sequence MEVATASAPIFGLRTRMLATPPRTSPRTVNCNRNLSTSFISPFANGSVSSDFSGLRLRPDCLNPDSFCKSKPRSPVITMVIPFTSGTAWEQPPPDLASYLYKNRIVYLGMSFVPSVTELILAEFLYLQYEDAEKPIYLYINSTGTTKGGEKLGYETEAFAIYDVMGYVKPPIFTLCVGNAWGEAALLLGAGAKGNRAALPSSTIMIKQPIGRIEGQATDVEIARKEMKNVKAELVKLYAKHFGKTPEQIEADIRRPKYFSPSEAVEYGIIDKVLYTEKSPEDHGVVSDLKKAQLI, from the exons ATGGAAGTCGCCACCGCATCAGCGCCGATCTTCGGGCTCCGCACGCGCATGTTAGCAACACCACCACGCACCTCTCCACGAACCGTAAATTGTAACCGAAACCTATCCACCAGCTTCATCTCTCCATTCGCAAACGGCAGCGTTTCCTCCGACTTCTCCGGGCTCAGGCTCCGACCCGATTGCCTCAATCCGGATTCATTCTGCAAGTCCAAGCCTAGGAGCCCCGTCATCACCATG GTCATTCCTTTTACTAGTGGAACTGCATGGGAGCAACCTCCACCAGACTTGGCATCTTATTTGTACAAGAATCGAATTGTTTACTTGGGCATGTCTTTTGTTCCTTCTGTCACAGAGCTGATTCTTGCTGAGTTCCTTTACCTGCAGTATGAAGATGCTGAGAAGCCCATTTACTTATACATAAACTCTACGGGAACAACCAAG GGTGGCGAGAAGTTGGGTTATGAAACTGAGGCTTTTGCGATATATGATGTTATGGG TTATGTCAAGCCGCCTATATTTACTCTTTGTGTCGGCAATGCTTGGGGTGAGGCAGCGCTTCTCTTGGGTGCCGGTGCCAAAGGAAATCGTGCAGCTCTGCCATCGTCAACAATCATGATAAAGCAG CCAATTGGGAGGATTGAAGGTCAAGCAACAGATGTCGAAATTGCCagaaaagaaatgaagaatgtGAAGGCAGAGTTG GTTAAACTCTATGCAAAGCATTTTGGAAAAACTCCTGAGCAGATTGAGGCTGACATAAGGCgtccaaaatattttagtcCCAGTGAGGCTGTTGAATACGGCATCATAGATAAG GTACTGTATACTGAAAAAAGCCCGGAAGACCATGGAGTTGTTTCTGACCTGAAGAAGGCACAACTGATTTAA
- the LOC102626987 gene encoding light-harvesting complex-like protein 3 isotype 1, chloroplastic encodes MSTSIDLLSFSPPPSSMLSRTQFSFTHKPTFLLSSKKESFFTLRASAADNGAGVSAPAVTVEEPKVREASEGPTESNGAVEAPEVKAVNKFEDPKWVNGTWDLKQFQKNGQTDWDAVIDAEARRRKWLENNPESSSNDDPVIFDTSIVPWWAWIKRFHLPEAELLNGRAAMIGFFMAYLVDSLTGVGLVDQMSNFFCKTLLFVAVVGVLLIRKNEDIETLKKLLEETTFYDKQWQATWQDETTSGTKKE; translated from the exons ATGTCTACATCCATAGAtctgctctctttctctcctCCTCCATCATCTATGCTCTCAAGAACTCAATTTTCCTTTACCCACAAGCCCACTTTTTTACTTAGCTCtaaaaaagaatcatttttCACTTTAAGAGCTTCTGCAGCTGATAATGGAGCTGGAGTTTCAGCCCCAGCTGTCACCGTTGAAGAACCAAAGGTTCGGGAGGCCTCGGAGGGTCCGACAGAGTCCAATGGGGCGGTCGAAGCACCAGAAGTGAAAGCTGTGAACAAATTCGAGGACCCCAAGTGGGTTAATGGAACTTGGGATTTAAAGCAGTTTCAGAAAAATGGGCAGACTGATTGGGATGCTGTTATTGATGCTG AGgctagaagaagaaaatggctGGAGAATAACCCAGAATCATCCAGTAATGATGACCCTGTGATTTTTGACACTTCAATTGTACCTTGGTGGGCATGGATAAAGAGATTCCATCTACCTGAAGCTGAATTGCTTAATG GCCGTGCTGCAATGATTGGATTCTTCATGGCTTATCTGGTTGATAGCTTGACTGGAGTAGGTCTGGTGGACCAAATGAGCAACTTCTTCTGCAAGACTCTATTATTTGTTGCAGTTGTTGGAGTACTTCTAATTAGAAAGAACGAGGATATTGAAACCCTGAAAAAGCTTCTGGAGGAGACAACATTTTACGACAAGCAATGGCAAGCAACCTGGCAGGACGAGACCACAAGTGGTACCAAAAAGGAGTAG
- the LOC102626102 gene encoding glutamate dehydrogenase 2 isoform X1, translating into MNALAATNRNFRYAARILGLDSKLERSLLIPFREIKVECSIPKDDGSLATFVGFRIQHDNARGPMKGGIRYHPEVDPDEVNALAQLMTWKTAVAAIPYGGAKGGIGCNPRELSMSELERLTRVFTQKIHDLIGIHRDVPAPDMGTNSQTMAWILDEYSKFHGYSPAVVTGKPIDLGGSLGREAATGLGVFFATEALLAEHGKSISNMKFAIQGFGNVGSWAAKFFHEHGGKVVAVSDITGAIKNPNGIDIPALLKYKKSNKSLNDFQGGNAMDLNDLLVHECDVLVPCALGGVLNKENAADVKAKFIIEAANHPTDPEADEILSKKGVVILPDIYANSGGVTVSYFEWVQNIQGFMWEEEKVNHELKRYMMSAFKDIKAMCQTHNCNLRMGAFTLGVNRVAQATLLRGWE; encoded by the exons ATGAATGCTCTTGCAGCCACCAACCGCAATTTTCGCTATGCAGCTCGAATTCTTGGGTTGGATTCTAAGCTTGAGAGAAGCCTTTTAATACCCTTCAgagaaattaaa GTTGAATGCTCAATTCCGAAAGATGATGGGTCGCTTGCAacctttgttggatttagaaTCCAGCATGACAACGCCCGTGGCCCTATGAAAGGTGGAATCCGCTACCACCCGGAG GTTGACCCGGATGAGGTGAATGCTTTGGCTCAACTGATGACATGGAAAACAGCTGTAGCTGCTATTCCATATGGAGGAGCAAAGGGAGGGATTGGCTGCAATCCGAGGGAGTTGAGTATGAGCGAGTTAGAACGTCTAACTCGCGTTTTCACTCAAAAGATCCATGATCTTATTGGTATTCACAGGGATGTTCCTGCCCCTGACATGGGAACTAATTCACAG ACAATGGCATGGATCCTGGATGAATACTCAAAATTCCATGGGTACTCACCAGCAGTTGTTACCGGAAAGCCAATT GATCTCGGGGGATCACTCGGAAGGGAAGCTGCTACTGGACTTGGAGTGTTCTTTGCAACCGAGGCTTTACTGGCTGAACATGGAAAATCAATTTCCAATATGAAATTTGCTATCCAG GGTTTTGGAAATGTGGGCTCCTGGGCAGCAAAATTTTTCCATGAGCATGGGGGAAAGGTTGTTGCAGTCAGTGACATCACAGGTGCAATTAAGAATCCTAATGGTATTGATATTCCAGCTCTGCTAAAATACAAGAAGAGCAATAAAAGCctgaatgattttcaaggTGGAAATGCAATGGATTTAAATGACTTACTTGTCCATGAATGCGATGTTCTTGTGCCATGTGCATTAGGTGGAGTCCTCAACAA GGAAAATGCTGCAGATGTGAAGGCAAAGTTCATAATTGAAGCAGCCAATCACCCAACTGACCCTGAAGCAGACGAG ATTTTGTCCAAGAAGGGGGTTGTTATACTCCCTGACATATATGCAAATTCAGGTGGTGTGACAGTGAGTTATTTTGAATGGGTTCAG AACATTCAAGGATTCATGTGGGAAGAAGAGAAGGTTAATCATGAGCTTAAGAGGTACATGATGAGTGCTTTCAAGGACATTAAGGCAATGTGCCAAACTCACAACTGCAACTTGCGCATGGGTGCCTTCACTCTTGGGGTGAACCGGGTTGCACAAGCTACTCTGTTGAGAGGTTGGGAATAA